The Streptomyces sp. NBC_00576 genome contains the following window.
CGTCTCCGCCTTCGTCGCCGCCGCGCTCTCCGTACCCGCCGCCGCCCTCGCCTTCACGCTCGTCTACGCGATCGGCGGCACGACGGACGTACCGATCGGCCGTGTCCTCACCGCCATGGTGGGTGTGCACGTCCTGATCGGGCTCGGCGAGGCCGCGATCACCGCGTTCACGGTCGGCGCCGTCATCGCCGTACGGCCGGACCTCGTGTACGGCGCCCGCGGCCTGCGCCAGAAGCTCCGGCTGCGGGTCGGCGGCGAGCTGGTGGACGCGGCACCCGACCCCCAGCCGGAGCTCACCCCCGTGCCCGCCGCCTCCCACCGCACCCGCAACGTCTGGCTCACCGGCCTCGCCGCCTCCCTCGTCCTCGCCGGCGTCGTCAGCTTCTACGCCTCCGCCAGCCCTGACGGACTGGAGAAGGTCGCCGCCGACAAGGGCATCGACGCCAAGGTCGAGGAACACGCCGCCGCCGACTCCCCGCTCGCCGACTACGGCGTCGAGGGCATCACCGACGGCCGGCTCTCCGGCGGCCTCGCCGGCGTGATCGGCGTCGGCGCCACGGTCGTCGCCGGGACCGGCGTCTTCTGGGCGGTACGCAGGCGCCGTACCGACGAGGACGTCACAGCGGCCTCGGCCGCCACCCCCGGCGCGAGCGTCTGACATGGGCGCCGGGCACGCCCACCGGCTCTACCGGCACGCGCACTCCCCCGTGCACGCGCTGCCGCCGCACACCAAACTCGCCGCCGCCTTCGCCTTCGTGATCGTGGTCGTCTCCACGCCCCGCGAGGCGGTGTGGGCCTTCGCGGTGTACGCCGTACTGCTGGCGGCCGTGGCCCGCGCCGCCCATGTGCCGGCCGCCTTCCTCCTCAAGCGCCTGCTGATCGAAGTCCCCTTCGTCGCCTTCGCCGTGCTCATGCCGTTCGTGGCACAGGGCGAGCGGGTGGACGTCCTGGGGATGTCGCTCAGCGTGGGCGGGCTCTGGGGCGCCTGGAACGTGCTCGCCAAGGGCACCCTCGGCGTCGCCACCTCCGTACTCCTCGCCTCCACCACCGAACTGCGCGAACTCCTCCTCGGACTGCAGCGCCTCAAGCTCCCGCCGCTCCTGGTGCAGATCGCCTCCTTCATGATCCGGTACGGCGATGTCATCACCGACGAGATGCGGCGGATGCGGATCGCCCGGGAGTCACGGGGGTTCGAGGCGCGCGGAGTCCGGCACTGGGGGGTGCTGGCGAAGTCCGCCGGGGCGCTGTTCATCCGGTCCTACGAGCGGGGCGAGCGCGTACATCTGGCCATGGTGAGCCGGGGATACGCCGGATCCATGCCCGTCATCGACGAGGTGACCGCGTCCCGCACCCAGTGGTCGTACGCCTTCGCCCTGCCCGTCGCCGCTCTCGCCGTCTGTCTGCTGGGATGGTCACTGTGACAGCTCCTGTGGTTTCTCCGGCCTCCCTGGAAGTCTCCGGGCTGGCCTACGCCTACCCCGACGGCCACCAGGCCCTCTTCGGCGTCGACTTCCTGGTCGGGCGCGGTGAGCGGGTGGCGCTGCTCGGGCCCAACGGGGCCGGCAAGACGACGCTCGTGCTGCACCTCAACGGCATCCTCACCGCGGGCGCGGGGACGGTCACCGTGGCCGGGATGCCCGTCGGCAAGCAGCACATGGCCGAAATTCGCCGCAAGGTCGGGATCGTCTTCCAGGATCCCGACGACCAGCTCTTCATGCCGACGGTCCGCGAGGACGTCGCCTTCGGGCCCGCCGCCGCGGGGATGAAGGGCGAGGAGCTGGAGCGGCGCGTCCGTACGGCCCTCGACCTGGTCGGTATGGCGGACTTCGCCGACCGGCCGCCGCACCATCTCTCCTTCGGGCAGCGGCGCCGGGTGGCCGTGGCGACCGTGCTCGCCATGGAGCCCGAGATCCTCGTCCTCGACGAACCGTCCTCCAACCTCGACCCCGCCTCGCGGCGCGAACTGGCCGATATCCTGCGGTCGTTGGACGTCACGGTCCTCATGGTCACCCACGATCTGCCGTATGCCCTGGAGCTGTGCCCGCGTGCGCTGATCCTCAGCGAGGGCGTCATCGCCGCCGACGGACCCACCGGCGACCTCCTCGCCGACGACGACCTGATGCGCGCCCACCGCCTGGAACTGCCCTTCGGGTTCGACCCGCGCTCCGTCTCCACCGCCCGCACTCCGTGACACCGGGCGCGTGGACAATGACCGCGTGGACAATGGGCGCGTGATCGAACAAGAGGACGCACACAACGACGCCCACGGTCCCGGGTCGCCGCGCCTCGACGACCAGTTGTGCTTCGCGCTGTACGCGGCCCAGCGCGCGGTGACCGCCGCCTACCGCCCGCTCCTGGACGAGCTGGGCCTCACCTACCCGCAGTACCTCGCGCTGCTGGTCCTGTGGGAGCGCGGCGAGGTGACCGTGAAGGAGCTGGGCACCGCCCTGTGCCTCGACTACGGCACGGTCTCGCCGCTGCTCAAGCGGCTGGAGTCGGCGGGGCTCGTCCGCCGGGAGCGGTCGGCGCTGGACGAGCGGTCGTTCACCATCGGCGTCACCGGGCGCGGCGAGGAACTCCGGGAGCGCGCGGCGCGCGTACCGGGCGCGCTGCTCGCGGCGACGGAGCTGAGCGGGGGCGCGGTCGCGCGGTTGCGGGGCGAGCTGTGGGAGCTGGCGGAGCGGGCGCAAGAGGCGGCCGACCGGGCCCGGTTGATCTGAGGACGGGCACCGACCTGAGGTTACCCGCGGTTCCTGCCCCCGGGTTGTGGATACATCCCTACCAGCCGGTACCTTGTGCACGATGTAGTTGCGGTATTCGCAGTATCTACACATGTTCCTGTTGTCCGCTTTGGGGGAGGTTCTGCCGTGTCTGACGCCGGTATCGACGTCGAGGCCCGTACCGCCGACACTCGTCCGGACACCCGTCCGACGAAGATCACGTACGTCGCCGAGGCCACCGCCCACGGCGGCCGGGACGGTGACGTCACCAGCCAGGACGGCCAGATCGCGCTGAAGGTGGCGATGCCGCCACAGCTGGGTGGCGACGGCAACGGCACCAACCCGGAGCAGCTGTTCGCGGCCGGCTACAGCTCCTGCTTCCACAACGCGCTGGTCCTGGTCGGCCGCCGAGAGGGCTACGACCTGACCGGCTCCACGGTCGCCGCGAAGGTCGGCATCGGCCCCAACAAGCAGCGCGGCTATGGCCTCGCGGTCGCCCTGAGCGTCTCGCTGCCGATCCTGGACCAGGACATCGCGGCCAAGCTGGTGGACGCGGCCCACATGGTGTGCCCGTACTCGAACGCCACCCGCGACAACATCGATGTGACGATCATCCTCGGCTGATCTCCTGAGCCGATCTCCTGCGCTGATCTCCTGGGCCGAGGAATCGTGGGCAGTAGGTGCGCGTTACACCGGCGTGGACTTGAACGTAGACGTCAACGGTGTGGTGGCTGAGGGCTTCGAGCCGGTCAGGGACGCGTTCGCAGCGAACTTCGCGACCGGCGGCGAACGCGGCGCCGCCGTCACCGTGTACCGGGACGGTCGCCGGGTCGTCGACCTGTGGGCCGGGGTACGGGACTTCGACGGGGACGCCGGATCCGGCGCGGCACCCTGGGAGCACGGCACCGCGCAGATCGTGCGCTCGACGACGAAGGGCGTCGCCGCCGCCGTACTCCTGATGCTGGCCGAACGCGGCGCACTGGACCTGGACGCGCCCGTGGGCGAGTACTGGCCGGAGTTCAAGGCGGCGGGCAAGGAGCGGACCCTCGTACGGCACCTGCTCTCGCACCGCGCGGGCGTCCCCGTCCTCGACCGGCCGCTCACCCCGGCACAGGCCGCCGATCCCACCCTCGGCGCTGCGGCGGTCGCGGCCCAGGCGCCGGCCTGGGAGCCGGGCACCGACCACGGGTACCACGCGCAGACGTACAGCTGGCTGACCGGCGAGCTCGTACGGCGCGTCAGCGGGCGCCCGATCGGCGACTGGGTCGCCACGGAGATCGCCGGTCCGGCCGGCCTCGACCTGTGGATCGGGCTGCCGGAGACCGAGGCCGAGGCGGGACGCGTGGGCCGGGTCGGACGAGCCCTGACGCCGGACACAGGGGGCCTCAGGACACGCCCCAAACGGTCCGTCGCCGACGCCTACGCCGACCCGGAATCCCTCACCAGCCGCGCCTTCGCCGCGATCACCCCGCTGCCCGACGAGAACGACGCCGCGTACCGGGCCGCCGCCCTGCCCGCCTCCAACGGCATCGCGACGGCCGACGGACTGGCCCGCTTCTACGCCTCCCTGATCGGCCAAGTGGACGGCGGTACACGCCTGTTCGCCCCGTCGACGGTCGAGCTCGCCCGGCGCGAGCACTCGGCGGGCCCGGACCGCGTGCTGGTGATCGGCACCCGCTTCGGCCTCGGCTACATGCTCCACGGCACCGCCTCGCCGCTCCTGGCCCCGGGCTCGTTCGGCCACCCGGGCAGAGGCGGCGCCCTCGGCTTCGCCGACCCCGAGTCGGGGATCGCGTTCGGCTATGTCACGAACGGTTTCCGCAAGAGCGTGACGGCGGACGGACGGGCGCAGGCGTTGGTACGGGGGGTGCGGGTGGCGTTGGGGGCGGGGCTGTAAGGGTGGGCTGTCGGGGCGCCGCGCGTGGTCGAGTGGGCCAAGCCACTTGGCCGCACGGCCGCTCAATGGTTCAGCCGCCCGGCGGCTCAGCCACTCATCCAGCCAGCCGCCCAGTGGCTCAGCCACTCGGCCGACGCACCACTCGGTGGCTCAGCCACTCGGCGGCCCAGCCACTCGGCGGCACGGCTGCTCAGCGGCTCAGCCACCCACCACGCAGTGGCCCAGTGGCCCGTCCACAGGCCTGTGGACTACCCGAGAGCCAGCGACCGCGACGTCCGCCCCGACGCCTCGTCGATCTCGTCGTGGGCCTTCGTCAGCAGCTTCATCGCCAGTTCGTTGAGGGCGCGCGCCCCGGCGATCTCCTCGCCGATGCGCGGCTGATTCTCGTCGGACCGGTGCCGGCTGGCGTACCCGTGGGCCCGTACCTCGCTCCCGTCCGCGAGCCGTACAAGGGCTGCTGCCCGCGTGCGCTGCTCGTCCTCCGCGAACTCCAGCTCGACATGCCATCCCACTGCGGTGTGCGTCATGACGATCACCTCCGGTACCGCTACTACTACCGCTACCGCTGCTTCCAGAGTGCTCCTGTCGCCCCCCGCCCGCACGTGTGCCGCGTGTACTGATCACGGCGTATACGCGCGGCGTCCGTTGTGTGACGTTCGTCGCGATCGCCCCGTGCGACGGATGCGCGCTCTCCCCTCACCCGTACGCTGCAAGAGCCCCCGCACCGACCGCACCGACGCCAAGGAGTTGTCGTGCCCCATACCTCCGGCCGCCCCCGCCCCCACGGCGGCCGTTAACGGGCCACGGGCACGTTCCGATCATGCGCTGCTGTCTCTCCGCTCCCCTGGCCGCCCTGGCGGCGTTCCCCGCCCCCCGCGACCTCGTCCGCTCCGGCGCGCTTCTCACGCCCGCCGTGCTCCGGTCCGCGCTCTCCGCGCGCCGGGAACGCATCACGCGCGCCGACGTCGTGACGGCCCTCAACCTGGAGCTGGTCACGCTCACCGAGGACCGCGCCGTCATCACCTGGTACACGGCCGTGCCCGGCACCGACGACGGTTTCGGCCACCTGGTCCCCGCGGTCACCGAGGGCGAGGTCGTGTACGGCACCCACCCGGCCCACCTCAACCGCACGGCGTCGGAGGACCACCGGACCGCCCATCACTACGTGGAACTGACGGACCTGGAACCGGGCCAGACGTACTACTACCAGGCCCGTTCGCGCGGCCGGGCGGCCACCCCGACTCCCCTGCACCTGGTGCGCGGCAACGCGGTCGGCACCTCGCTCCACGGCCTGGGCTCACACGGCGGCCCGTACTCCTTCACGACCCCCCAGCCGCCCCCCGGCCGCCACCTCCTCTCCATCGCGCTCTGCAACGACCTGCACCTCGGCGAGACCACGGCGGGCCGGGTGGCCGGCGTACCGATGCTGCGCGGGGTCTCGCAGCAGCCCGGTCTGGCCCCGTACCCGGAGATCATGAGCCGCGCCATGGTCGAGGAGGCACAGAGGCGCGGAGCGGACGTGCTCCTGGCGGCCGGGGACATCTCGGCGGCCGGCGCACCCCAGGACCTGGCCGAGGCCCGCCGCATCCTGGACGGCTTCGGCACCCACGGGCGGGACTACTTCGTCGTACGGGGCAACCACGACCGCCCCCGCCACCCCGACGACTCCTTCCGCGACGGCTTCCTGGGCGGCGTCGACGGCCCCGGTTACTTCGCACGCGACCTGGGCGGGCTACGCCTGATCGGCCTCGACACCTATGAGAAGAACGGCAACGGCGGGGACGCGGGCGGGCTGAGCGCAGAGCAACTGGCGTGGTTCCAGGCCGACTTGCGGAAAGACCGGGACCAGCCGACGATCGTCTTCGGCCACCACCCGCTCACCACACGGGACTCCGTCTTCCCGATGGGCCGGGGCCAGCGTCTGGACCGCGGCCAGGCCCGCTCGATCGTCGACGCCTACGCCTCCTCCCCCGGCGTCTTCCTCCACCACGCGGGCCACACCCACCGCAACAAGCGCACGATCCTGAACAGCGCCCCGCACGTCACCCAGCAGGAGGTCAGCGCGGTCAAGGACTACCCCGGCGGCTTCTGCCTCCTGCGCGTCCACACCGGCGGCTACGCCCTCAACTACTACAAGAACAGCAGCGTCCCGGCCCGCGCCTGGGTCGAACGCAGCCGCCTCACGGCAGGCGGCCTCTGGCCGCACCACGCCCTCGGCCGCTCGGTGACCGACCGCAACAGCATGCGCCTCCACGACCTGTCCGGGCTACGTGCTTACATGCGCGCATGACAGGCAGGACAGCCAATCCTGTCAGCCGTGAGCCGTGACACGCCTGAGGGGCGTCCGCCGCGGCGGACGCCCCTCAGGCGGATTGGTCAGGCCGAGTTGACCGGCACCTCACCCGTGCTGTCCGCGACACCGACTGCGAGGAGTGCGGCGTCAGTTGTTCCGAGGTAGACGAAGCTGGACGAGTCGAAGACCCAGGAGTAGCCCTTCGGGGCGCCCTTGAACGTAAGGCCGACGCCCTCCCGCCCCGAGGCGTCCTTGACGTGGTCCACGACGCGCACACCCGGGAGCTTGGCCATGGCACGGTAGATCGCGGCACTGAGGTCGGGCAGCAGGGTGGCCTCGTCGATGATGGCTCCCAGGTTCTCCACGACCACCTCCGTGCGGCGGCTCGCTTCCACGTTCTCGGCATCGCCGGAGAGCTTCTTCAGCAGCGCGTCGGGATCAGTGGGCAGAGTCCGAAGCTGCTCGAAGGTCAGGTAGCCGGTGCCGATCATGGTCATTTCGTCCTTGTGGGACGGGTCGGGCTCGCCCGTCGAGGACAGCCCGACAGACTTCCTCAGACCGTCCCGCGTGCCGTCCACGGAATCCCACTGCTCCTGTCGGACGGTCCCCTTGTACGCGGCCGGGGCCGGGGTGAACCCCTTCGGGGGCGTCGCGGTCCGGCCCAGCTCCGCCGACCCCTGCAACTTGGTGTAGATGAACTGGCCCCCGCCCACCGTGACCGCCGGGCGGGCAGCCGCCACCAGGGCGATCCGGTCCATCAACTGGGTTGCCTTCTGCTGGTCGTCCCCGGTGACACCCGCGGCAACCGTGTCGCGCTTGCCGTCCTGTGCGCTGTTGACGTTGACCGCCACCACGCCCAGGGCCACGACGGCGGCCAGCGCCAGCGGGGCAGCGACGAGGACGAGGCGCCGCCCGGGGCGCCCGCGTGCGGGGGGCACGGGTGAGGTGTTCAGGGAGGTGTTCGTCGCACCCGACTGCTCGTGGGTGGACTCGCGGGTGATGTGCTCCATCAGATGTTCCCTCAGTACGTGGTGGCGGCCCTTCGCGAGCACCGGACGGCCCGGCGCCGGCAGCAACTCGGCCAGATCCTGGTGGTCGACCGGCTGATCACGTCGTCGCGGGTTGGTGTTCATCGCTTCTTCTCCTGCGTGGACCGAACCGCCTGGTGGCGGCTACCCGTTGACTGTCCGACCACGGCCGGGCGTTGCACTCCGCCGTGCCCGATGCCGCCTTCCGTGCCTGGGCTACCGCCCGTGGCGTTCATGCTGCTGCCCCCGCCGTTCGAGCCACCATCGCCACCCTTGTCGCTCTTGTCGCTCTTGTCGCTCTTGTCGCTCTTGTCGCTCTTGTCGCTCTTGATTTTGAGTTCGAGTTCGGTGAGCTTGCGCAGGCGTTTCCTCGCGCGAGAGAGCCTGGCCCGTACGGTGCCGACGGCCACTCCCAGGGCTCCAGCCGCTGTGGCGGCGTCCAGGCCCTCCCACACGCAGAGCGTGAACACCTCGCGCTCCCCGCGGCGCATCTTGCTCAACGCCTTCTGCGCGGCGGCCAGTTCCTCGGTGTCGGCCAGTCGCTGTGTCACCTCGTCGGCGAAGTCCGGCACGGGGTCGGGGGGTGGGACCTTGATGAGCGCGGCATGGTGTCTTCGCGCCGCCCGCGCGGTGTTGCGCGTGACGTTCGTCGCGATCCCCAACAGCCACGGGCGCAGGCTGTCGTCACCCGGAAGCACCCGCTCACGCAGCCGCCATGCCTCCAGGAACGTCAGCGACACGATGTCGTCGGCCATGACCCAGTTGCCGGTCATCCGGACAGCGTGCCGGTGGACCACCGAAGCGTGCTCGTCGAAGAGTTGCCTGAACGCATCCGGATCCCCGGCCCGCACGCGAGCGCGAAGTGAAGTCTCCATACTGCTTCCTGTCCTCCGCACGGGCCGCGCTGCAGTGATCCGCGTCACGCCATGGCCACACCAGCCCTGCACAGTCGACCCGACAGAGGCGGCCATCGCCCCGTTTTCCGGGCGTGCCGTGCACCCCGCGCCGCACCCGCCACGCCGGCGCTCGAAGGACTGTCGGAGCCGACCGCTCTGGGTCTGCCACCGCCTATCCGGCGTGCAGCATCAGCCCGATCCCGACGACGAGCAGCCCGGCCGCAGCGATCCTCGGCGCCCCGAACCGCTCCTTGAAGAACACGGCCCCGATCGCCGCCCCGACGATGATCGACGATTCCCTGAGCGCCGCGACGGGGGCGAGTTCGGCCCGGGTCTGCGCCCACAGCACCAGCCCGTAAGCCGCCACGGACAGTGCGCCGCCGAGCAGTCCGACGGCGGCGAAAGGCCGTACCGTCGCGAGGAATTGGCCCCGCCACCGGTACAGCGCGTAGGCGGGGATGGCGATGCCCTCCAGGGCCATCAGCCAGGCGATGTAGGCGAGCGTGGACCCCGAGGCCCGTACGCCCAGACCGTCGACGACGGTGTACGCGGCGATGGTCATCCCGGTCGCCAACGCGGCCCCGATCGCCGCCCAGTTGGGCCGCTGTCCACGCAGGCCCCACAGCGCGACCCCGGTAAGCCCCGCACAGGACAAGGCGATTCCGGCCGCCGCCCACCCGTCGGGCACCTCGTGCGCGAACACGGCGGCGAGCACGGTGACGACAAGGGGCGCGGTACCGCGCGCGATCGGATACGCCTGCCCGAAGTCGCCGAGCCGGAACGACCGCATGAGCAGCAGGTAGTACGCAAGGTGGATGAGCGCCGACGCGACGAGATACGGCCACGCCCCGGCAGCGGGAAGCGGCAGAAACGGCACCGCGACCAGGCCGAGAACCATCCCGCCGCCGGCGATGAGCGTGAACCCGACCAGCTTGTCGGTGATGCGGTGCGCGAGCGCGTTCCAGCAGGCGTGCGTGACGGCGGCGAGCAGTACGGCGGCGGTGACGACCGGGGTCACGAGGTCGCCGACTCGCGCACGTCCACGAGGGTGGCGCCGGCGTGGGCGATCAGGGCCTTCGGCTCCATCGGGAACACGGTGTACGGGGTACCGGCGGCGGCCCAGACGACGTCGTGCTCCAGCAGCGAACGGTCCGCGAACACACGGGTCCTGGTCCTGTGCCCGAAGGGCGGCACACCCCCGATGGCGTACCCGGTGATCTCCCGTACGACGTCCACCTTGGCGCGGGTGACCTTCGCGGCGCAGAGTTCGCGCCGGACCAGCTCGACGTCGACACGGGAGGCGCCATCCATGAGGACGAGCACCGGGACCCCGTCGGCAGAGAAGATCAGCGACTTGCAGATCTGGCTCAGCTCACACCCGATCGCAGCGGCGGCCTCGGCGGCGGTACGGGTCTCGTCCGGGAACCGACGGATACGGGAGTGGAGTTCACTGAGGCCCAGCTCATCGAGGGCCTCGGCGAAACGGGAAGACGTGGTCATGCCCGGCACGTTAGCTGGCGGACAGATGCGTCACGAACGAATTCCAGGTGGTGGGTGCGAGGATGAGGTGCGGGGTGTTGGTGGGGGCGAGGGACTTGGAGTCCCGGATGTGGATGGCGTGCGGGGTGGTGGCTACTTCTACGCAGTCGCCGGGCTCGGGTCCGCTGCTGTAGCTGCTCTTGAACCACTGGAGTCCCGAGGTGCTCATAATGCTCCAAGCGCTTGCTCGATGAAGGCCAGCGACTCTCTCGGCGGGAGAGCCTGCGTGCGGATCATCCCATAGCGCAGTTCAAGGATACGAAGTTCCCTGGGAGTTGAGACCGGGCGACCGTTGAACGCGCCGTCGGAACGCCCAACCGCCGTGCCGTCATGAAACTTCAGCACCTCCATCTGGCCATGCATTCCGGCGTGTTCTTCTCGGAAGGTCGGCATGACCTGGAGCGAGACGTTCTTCAACTCCCCGACTTCCAGCAGGTGTTCGAGCTGCCCCCGCAGCACGCCCGTGCCCCCGAGCGGGCGCTCAATCGTCACCTGCTCCTGAACGAAACTGAGGGCCGGAGCCGGGTCCTGGTCGAAGACGGACTTGCGGGCCATCCTCGCGCCGACCTCGCGTTCCATCACGTTCCGGGAAAGCGCGGGCAGCCGATTCTCGAACATGGCCGTCGCGTACTCGGGAGTCTGCAACAGGCCGTGGATGTGGTGGTTGCTGTACAGCAACATCTCCACCGCCCGCGCCTCCGACTCTTTAAGCTTCCGCACCTTCTTCGGATACTGCGCGTCCTCCACATACTTCCGCATGGCGACAATCGCGCCTCGCGCGTTCACCAACTCGTCGGCGCTGTACAGGAATTCGACCCGGGGAATCCGCGCCCCTCGTTCGACCTTCCGGATCAGGTCCTCGCCGTACCGCATGGCATCCCCGAAGTCGGCCACCGACATTCCGGCGGCCTCCCTGTGGAACTTGATCACGCCGCCCACGACCTCGATCATCGGCGCCATCTCGTCGCCGGGCTCGATCGCCCAGCCCACCTCGTCCACGTCCTCGCTCATACCCACCTCCAACGGCGACCCGTACCCGAACGGCACTGCGGACAGCCGGGACAGACAGGACAGACGGCGGGGCGTCACCCACAAGGGTGATCTTCACCCAAACAGCCACGTTTCGGAACATGCCTAAGTCATATGCTCGCCGCCGTTCGTCACGAAAGGACCGATGTCACCACGATGGTCAGTTCCTCGCACGAGGCGATGCACCGGATCTTCCGGCAAGAACCCGGACTCTTCGCCCGCGTCGCCCGCAAGCTCGACATCCCGGCATTCGGAACGCCGATCTCCGTCACCGAACTCCCGACCGACCTCACCGAGAACCACCCCGTAGAGCGGCGGGTGGACACACTGTTACAGATCGAGGAGGCGGGCGGCAGTTACGTCCTGGCCGTCGAGGCACAGGGGAAACCCAACGATTCCAAGCACGCCACCTGGGCGTACTACATGACCTTCGCTCAGGAGAAGTACAAGCTCCCGCCACTGCTCCTCGTCATCTGCAAGAACCAGCGGACCGCCGACTGGGCGGCCCGCCCCGTGAAGTTCGGCCCGCCACAATGGCAAGGTCTCGCGCTGCGACCTCTGGTCATCGGACCGCGCGACATCCCCGCCGTCGAATCACTGGACGAAGCCACCCGCGACGTCCCCATGGCCGTTCTGTCCGCCATTCTGCACTCCGAGGAACGGTCGGTCGATGGCACA
Protein-coding sequences here:
- a CDS encoding energy-coupling factor ABC transporter permease, translating into MHVPDGFINAPVSVAAGVVAAGAVAVSLRGARRELDERIAPLAGLVAAFIFAVQMLNFPVAAGTSGHLLGGALAAILVGPYTGVLCVSVVLLMQGILFADGGLTALGVNITVMAVVTTVVAYATFRGLVKVLPKKRRSVTVSAFVAAALSVPAAALAFTLVYAIGGTTDVPIGRVLTAMVGVHVLIGLGEAAITAFTVGAVIAVRPDLVYGARGLRQKLRLRVGGELVDAAPDPQPELTPVPAASHRTRNVWLTGLAASLVLAGVVSFYASASPDGLEKVAADKGIDAKVEEHAAADSPLADYGVEGITDGRLSGGLAGVIGVGATVVAGTGVFWAVRRRRTDEDVTAASAATPGASV
- the cbiQ gene encoding cobalt ECF transporter T component CbiQ, producing the protein MGAGHAHRLYRHAHSPVHALPPHTKLAAAFAFVIVVVSTPREAVWAFAVYAVLLAAVARAAHVPAAFLLKRLLIEVPFVAFAVLMPFVAQGERVDVLGMSLSVGGLWGAWNVLAKGTLGVATSVLLASTTELRELLLGLQRLKLPPLLVQIASFMIRYGDVITDEMRRMRIARESRGFEARGVRHWGVLAKSAGALFIRSYERGERVHLAMVSRGYAGSMPVIDEVTASRTQWSYAFALPVAALAVCLLGWSL
- a CDS encoding energy-coupling factor ABC transporter ATP-binding protein yields the protein MVTVTAPVVSPASLEVSGLAYAYPDGHQALFGVDFLVGRGERVALLGPNGAGKTTLVLHLNGILTAGAGTVTVAGMPVGKQHMAEIRRKVGIVFQDPDDQLFMPTVREDVAFGPAAAGMKGEELERRVRTALDLVGMADFADRPPHHLSFGQRRRVAVATVLAMEPEILVLDEPSSNLDPASRRELADILRSLDVTVLMVTHDLPYALELCPRALILSEGVIAADGPTGDLLADDDLMRAHRLELPFGFDPRSVSTARTP
- a CDS encoding MarR family winged helix-turn-helix transcriptional regulator, with product MIEQEDAHNDAHGPGSPRLDDQLCFALYAAQRAVTAAYRPLLDELGLTYPQYLALLVLWERGEVTVKELGTALCLDYGTVSPLLKRLESAGLVRRERSALDERSFTIGVTGRGEELRERAARVPGALLAATELSGGAVARLRGELWELAERAQEAADRARLI
- a CDS encoding organic hydroperoxide resistance protein; its protein translation is MSDAGIDVEARTADTRPDTRPTKITYVAEATAHGGRDGDVTSQDGQIALKVAMPPQLGGDGNGTNPEQLFAAGYSSCFHNALVLVGRREGYDLTGSTVAAKVGIGPNKQRGYGLAVALSVSLPILDQDIAAKLVDAAHMVCPYSNATRDNIDVTIILG
- a CDS encoding serine hydrolase domain-containing protein, yielding MNVDVNGVVAEGFEPVRDAFAANFATGGERGAAVTVYRDGRRVVDLWAGVRDFDGDAGSGAAPWEHGTAQIVRSTTKGVAAAVLLMLAERGALDLDAPVGEYWPEFKAAGKERTLVRHLLSHRAGVPVLDRPLTPAQAADPTLGAAAVAAQAPAWEPGTDHGYHAQTYSWLTGELVRRVSGRPIGDWVATEIAGPAGLDLWIGLPETEAEAGRVGRVGRALTPDTGGLRTRPKRSVADAYADPESLTSRAFAAITPLPDENDAAYRAAALPASNGIATADGLARFYASLIGQVDGGTRLFAPSTVELARREHSAGPDRVLVIGTRFGLGYMLHGTASPLLAPGSFGHPGRGGALGFADPESGIAFGYVTNGFRKSVTADGRAQALVRGVRVALGAGL
- a CDS encoding DUF1876 domain-containing protein; this encodes MTHTAVGWHVELEFAEDEQRTRAAALVRLADGSEVRAHGYASRHRSDENQPRIGEEIAGARALNELAMKLLTKAHDEIDEASGRTSRSLALG
- a CDS encoding metallophosphoesterase family protein, which gives rise to MRCCLSAPLAALAAFPAPRDLVRSGALLTPAVLRSALSARRERITRADVVTALNLELVTLTEDRAVITWYTAVPGTDDGFGHLVPAVTEGEVVYGTHPAHLNRTASEDHRTAHHYVELTDLEPGQTYYYQARSRGRAATPTPLHLVRGNAVGTSLHGLGSHGGPYSFTTPQPPPGRHLLSIALCNDLHLGETTAGRVAGVPMLRGVSQQPGLAPYPEIMSRAMVEEAQRRGADVLLAAGDISAAGAPQDLAEARRILDGFGTHGRDYFVVRGNHDRPRHPDDSFRDGFLGGVDGPGYFARDLGGLRLIGLDTYEKNGNGGDAGGLSAEQLAWFQADLRKDRDQPTIVFGHHPLTTRDSVFPMGRGQRLDRGQARSIVDAYASSPGVFLHHAGHTHRNKRTILNSAPHVTQQEVSAVKDYPGGFCLLRVHTGGYALNYYKNSSVPARAWVERSRLTAGGLWPHHALGRSVTDRNSMRLHDLSGLRAYMRA
- a CDS encoding CU044_5270 family protein yields the protein MNTNPRRRDQPVDHQDLAELLPAPGRPVLAKGRHHVLREHLMEHITRESTHEQSGATNTSLNTSPVPPARGRPGRRLVLVAAPLALAAVVALGVVAVNVNSAQDGKRDTVAAGVTGDDQQKATQLMDRIALVAAARPAVTVGGGQFIYTKLQGSAELGRTATPPKGFTPAPAAYKGTVRQEQWDSVDGTRDGLRKSVGLSSTGEPDPSHKDEMTMIGTGYLTFEQLRTLPTDPDALLKKLSGDAENVEASRRTEVVVENLGAIIDEATLLPDLSAAIYRAMAKLPGVRVVDHVKDASGREGVGLTFKGAPKGYSWVFDSSSFVYLGTTDAALLAVGVADSTGEVPVNSA
- a CDS encoding RNA polymerase sigma factor; translation: METSLRARVRAGDPDAFRQLFDEHASVVHRHAVRMTGNWVMADDIVSLTFLEAWRLRERVLPGDDSLRPWLLGIATNVTRNTARAARRHHAALIKVPPPDPVPDFADEVTQRLADTEELAAAQKALSKMRRGEREVFTLCVWEGLDAATAAGALGVAVGTVRARLSRARKRLRKLTELELKIKSDKSDKSDKSDKSDKSDKGGDGGSNGGGSSMNATGGSPGTEGGIGHGGVQRPAVVGQSTGSRHQAVRSTQEKKR
- a CDS encoding DMT family transporter, whose translation is MTPVVTAAVLLAAVTHACWNALAHRITDKLVGFTLIAGGGMVLGLVAVPFLPLPAAGAWPYLVASALIHLAYYLLLMRSFRLGDFGQAYPIARGTAPLVVTVLAAVFAHEVPDGWAAAGIALSCAGLTGVALWGLRGQRPNWAAIGAALATGMTIAAYTVVDGLGVRASGSTLAYIAWLMALEGIAIPAYALYRWRGQFLATVRPFAAVGLLGGALSVAAYGLVLWAQTRAELAPVAALRESSIIVGAAIGAVFFKERFGAPRIAAAGLLVVGIGLMLHAG